GGAGCGAAATCTTGTAAACTGTGGCACAAACCCAGGGATTGTTTCGTACAGCGGGATGAGGCAGAAAGGGAACTTGGTGGAGTTTGTGGTAACTGTAAACAAGTGAGACCACAGCTAAAAATTGTTCAGGCCAAAAGGAAAGACTTGGTTGACAGTGCCAAAGCGAGGCGCCAAGAGGCTTCATCAAaggtaatttgaattttcagttttatttccaATTCGTATTTTTGAGACtgtattgaaaaaaatttctttattttatttgaactacCATGAAATACATGAAGTAGCTTCATGAGTATCTATTCAAGCTCAAAAGGGaaattttgtgtattttaTTAAGGTGAAGATTTGTCACCTAAGCCCGGCCAGTCAACAAGCGAGGGAATTCAATGTACgcagagaaaggaaaaactaATGGCGAGAGGCGAAAAGGCTCAGGACTTCCGCCGCTTTGACAGTCAGTgacgaaaaaatcaagagagcTGGCAAAACTTATTGAGTGTATAAGCAGCTCAGAAGAAGGACAAGAAGCGGTAAAGGCGGTCTGCAACGAGGCCGATGAGCAACCGGGGAGCGGAGCTATATTGAAAGAGTTGTGGGAATTGGAGAGAGAGGCGTTTTTTAAAGATCAACGAAGGAATGTTCAGCCAATCTTGAATCCGCCAATCTTGCATAAATACTAGATCATTTAACAAGTGCTACGTGTGTATATTACTAAACGCATCCATAAAACTTGAACCCGTCATGTAAAGCTCCAAAACACTTCCATGTTTGTTAGATTAAATAAGATTAAAGCGCACTAGAAATTTTTACGAAGTTCGCACTTCACTTTTCCTAATAATTTAATGGTGATTGCGCACTCCTCTGCAATATTGTAAACAGAGTGTTTGTTTATAAGCAGAGCGGACATCTGCAGGTCACATtaattgtcaagaaaaaagtcGCTATAATGCTATACAATCGACGAAAGACCCATTTTCATCCTTGTTTTCGTCGCCAACAAATCCAAATAAACTGTTTCCACGGGGGTCCGCATTTACATGTTTGATGCTGAGAAAAGTCACTGTGAAACAGTGATTACTACTGCAAGTGGTGCTTATTTTGGCTGTTTGAAAAAGTTGCCATGTTTTATGAAACTGAAGTCATGAATTTGGATTAAATTTGACATTATCTtccaaaatattaaaatttattttaacaattcCAGCTATTCTGTTTGCTTGAAAATACCTTCTaaaattgtcagttttatTTCATAGTAATCTTTCTATTTCTTAACAATTTCAGCTCATTAAgtctcaaaataaaaaaaatgttcaatgAACTCATATTTCTATGACATGTAATCAGTTGGTGCAAAACGTACATGCACATTGTTCAGCTCCTGATTACAAAGTAACaaggaataattttttgtagTGCCTAAGATTTAATTCTTTCCTGATAAACTTCAGATGTAGAGTTGTAGTATATGAAATGGATTAATGcctaataatatttatttcattttatttcattttacatcTTTTATGTAATCTAtaaaattacataattatgtcCACTCTTTAGAAACTGGCAATAGAGGTAATAGATGGTCACCAGCAACAATAAGAGTAGGTGAGTGAAaatactattactattatcagtGCCAGATCCAGATCTGGAGATAAGAGGTAGGGGGGAGTTGGGGGGTTGGTCATCCAGATCCTTAGAAGGGAGGGGGTctccaaaaacaattttttaggCCCTTTGGGctttttatatatttatatatatattatatatatttatatatatatatatatatatatatatatatatatatatatatatatatctatatatatatatatatattttttctttttttggtcttttggctttttttgttctaaaaataaatactcCATGAAAGGTGAAATGCCAAAATCATTGATTGTGTACACGTACATTAGATTTCAGATTTTTTCCAGATTTTcagattgtttttttcttatacactatttacaaaatataaagatcaattgaaaaaatacattaaagatcaattgaataaattaaatcatcactttggccAAACCACCGTAACTACCACCTGGTACTTTATTTTAACTTCATTTTTGAGTCTTTTAATGTAACTAAACATACTTCAGTGCACTCAGGCCCACGTACAGCTGGCTGCTCTAGGAAATTTATAGCTGCAAACAGGAGGCTGAGATCAAAGgtcaataattactattattttgttttgtgactTCTGAAATGCAAAACTGTTGATCGTGAAACCCTTGAGTAGACCCCCCTTGACCCCCCTTATTAATGTACCAGCTGCTGCCTGATAGActaaacattttctttctgaGGGGAGTGTTAAACGATTTTGATATGGGTAAGAAAAAAGATCCTGGACAAGTGCACAGTTGCAAAAAAGTTCATGCATGACAGTACACCAGGAAACATTTATTGCAAGATGCTCCCCGTGTTGGCCCTTGAATAATGATATTTCCCAACTGCTTCTTAAAATAATTGGATTAGAATTCGCGTAAAAGAGAAGTCTGCGCCACAGATGAAATTAAATTCTGGTTAAGTCCATCTGTGAAATAGTGTCAAAATCTTTGTAACAGGCACCCACCTGTGTAACAGGATTTGAGTATGCACCACTTTGAACTTTATAACCAACAGAAACATCTCATGAATTTATTCAATCACAATTTGtgaacaaagacaaaggatTGTACACGGTCAGGGAGCTTAACCAGTTTCCTCTCAAACTatgatttgaagaaaaatgttttgttttcactctTAATCACTTTTAAAAAGACAGAAGATGGGTCAGTCAAGACCTCTTAGATggttaaaaaatattgagagaGATTTATGCAGTCATCCCATATTAAATAAGCAATGCATCAAGCATCAATATTCTGccaaaaaatatatctaaaTACAAACTACTGTAATAATGACATTTTTTAGTACTTGTACACTTTTGGCTTACAAGTGTTATAATTATCTGTACAAACAATGGCGAAACCATTTGTGAAGGATTTGGTACCAAATTTGTAAGAGATATTGCAGCAGGATCATGTGGAAATGAAAAGTTAGTAATCATATTAAGTAAATAAAACGCAGACTGAGTTACCATATGCATACTATCACATTTATTCCAAAATATCAGCAACATAAAACAATAAGCTCAAGTTTAAAATACCTCTTTTGATGCTGATCGCTTTTGTTTGTCCAGTGAAGGTGGTAAAGAACAAAATTTCTGTCTGGCTGGAAAGGATGTGCTCCACTATATTGCAGAGTCCTGGTATTGTCCTTGAGAAAAATACTGGAGAACCTAATTAACATTTACTTCTACCACTTTCGACCAAAAATACGTCCACACGGCTCCTTTTACTGTAATTTTTCAGGGTTTCTTTTAAAGCCCTGTTCGTGTAGAAGTTTTATCCTGTTCCTGTGGCATGTCCACCATTCACATAGAATAATTGACCGAAATTAAAAAAGTGTGCAAATCCTCGTTTTCCGACGACCGGCCGCCGCGGCTTAACCAGTACGACTCTCCTATTTTCAAATCCAACAGAAACGTTTCACGCGGTGGCTTTAACTATATTTTACCGTTGATTTGAAAGGATCCAATTAAGTAGAAgttttttccatttgcttTGGTAATAATGCTCTTAGCTGAAGCAGGATATTTTAACCATATCAAAGTCACATCGCTCCactttggccgccattttttttGGGATGAAGGCGAGTCTTCCGGAAGTCTACTATTTCACCGGAAGTCAACTGGGTAACCGGAAACTGTCCGCATggttctaaaaataacttttttgaaattaaGATATCCCGGCCAACGCCCTGAAAGTCCGTCTCTGTCCTATTATGGCTCTTGGCTTTGCGGAGGCCATGAAAACCTACATCGCTTCCATCTGTGCTAAAGTAGAAGTAAAGCTCCGTAGAACATGTGCATATCATTAGAAAATGAAGAGATTTTCAACCTTCTTTTTCGATGTGCAAGACATGCTAGCCATTGACGACAAAACCCGGAAAGGTTTCCGCGGAACCACAGTAGAGTTAAAACACTAACAAGGAACAATTGCTCGCTAATTCTGTTGAGCACCAAAGCATGCATGTTTATTACGGTTTTATGTGTTCCAACGTTCTTGGGAAGACAATGTAATGTCAAAATACCTCAGAGACTAACCAGAAGAGAGAGTTTTGGCTTCTCACCAATAGCAACAGTGACATaaagccaatcagaatttgAAGCAAAAGCATGCAACTTGTACGAGAGTGCGTGCTTGTTGGTGTTCAGTTCTCCTTGGTTGAAAGAGTGGCGCGAGAATTCAACTATGGATAAGTAGAGCGTTCCTTCGACAATTCATGCAAATATAGGCCTACGAAATGAGAGCTGCAGCACTataagttttgaaaaattatggGCAAAATACTCATGATTCGGGTAAAAGCTCTTGggataaataattaaaagagTCCGGCTTCTACAACACTGCCAAACGGTCCAAattgaaaagtttcaaaagCTCTGCAGCTGCCAATCTGCCGAAcactaacaataattattgttaacagTATGGACAAGATTATAAATATTTGGAATCTAAGGAAAAACTTTTACTTTAAATACCTCTCTGAATTTAGCAAGATTGAGCAGACTTTCAATAGAGGACATAGAGTATGCgaagtttaaaaataattgtttcagtaaaGGTGGGAATTGCAAACCCTTTTGTGTTACGATCTTGCAATTTCAGTGCGTTTATCTCTAACACATTTTTAAGCATTGGGTAATTTTTTCGGGCAAGATCACAGACCtgccccctccccccccccgtGTAAGTCCGAGTGTGCCCGCAAGCTTTTGCATGCAAAGCTATCACCTTTCACATAGCTCGGAATCTGTTTAAAATGATGGAGACTGGTCCTAGAACAGCAGAGAGGAAAGTTTTTATCAAAGGGCAAAGGGTTAAATACTTTGCGACAAATAAGTGACTTCCTGTGATAGAAAAAAATCTAGAAGGCTTAATCGTTATAGATTTCATGAGTCCCTTCCTAATTGTCAGTACCAGTACTACTCATTGATCTCAGTAACCGAGctgaaattttaatattaatagATGATAAAACTCCGTGAAGTATTTTGAGACCAATAGAAATGTTACTTTCGTTTCCCGCAACCGCGAAATGTATTGGCGGAAACTGGCTGCTCAAGGAGTCTTTCTGCAGATTTACTCATGGGCCTTTGCTATCCCTTATGTGaacgaaaatatttgaaaagaacaagaaaaaacccCAAGAATCTAGGGTAGGAAGTCAGACATGATAATCTGCTGAAGTTTAAAGACATGCCATGCACTAAATTGATCGAACTGTCACCAAAAACTACTTAAAAAGATATGAGATGAAAAAGTAAGAGTCATGTATCTGAATAGCTAATTATCTTTCAACTTTCTCCTTATTTGGTCTTGTTTGTATTTCTGAGAAAAGAGGAACACAGAAACTATGAAATGCTTAAATCTCCTAAAAGGTCGTTCTAAGGAATTCAACCTGaattcatatttttctttttatttgcaaTCCAGTGAAGAATCGTATCGATTtatgatcaaatttgaaaattctgATATTCATTTGAATTTACACAATATACTTTTTAGGGCTGGTCTAAAAATCGTACATGCATATTTTAGGAACCCCAACAGAGTTTTATTTCGATGATGTTTCCTTTGACAAATGTTTTAGTTGTTCTTCATTGAATCTTGAATCCTAGAAAACTTATAATTTCTGAATCATAAATGAGGGAATTGGATATTTATCTAATGTTCGTCGAGGATATTGGAATGCACTTTTCAATTACTAAGAATACATATCGAATCGAATGCTTTGGATTATATGAACACCATTAACTAAGAGTGCAGGAGTGGTTTTTATTTGCTGAATAAGCGAGTTCTTGCCAGAAGAATTTCCACCCCGAaattttctgatgaaaatttaGGTTGATCTTTGCTGAATatataagaaataataattcgGATCACCAGGTTATTAGTACATTGGTTTTATTATGGTCCCAAAGGgttaacaaattattacaaaatttcctttttttcctcagtGAGTTCTAATAGGGAGCTATTTTAGCTTATGTGATTAGGACACATCTTTCAAGCAATTACTTTAAGGCCGGACTGATGCATTCAATACAAGTGTATCAACAGAGGAAACATTAAGACGCAACCAGTATAATTTCGGATGGGGGTACATAAATGCGGGCAATATTTTTGCAAACCTTTCTCTTGTAAAAAGTTAATAGAATGCTTATTATGTCCGATAACTATTGCTGTGTTCGTTTGATTTAGATTACCTCTACAATCATTCacatttgatttattttatgcCAAGCAACTGTTGACTTCTCTTTTCTGCGTGTCATTTCGTACCAGTGGCGTAATTCTTCCTCGCTGCTGTAGTTTTGTCCGAGGGAAACTCTACCCACTCTCTGTTTCCTGAAAGCCAGTGTTTTCGAAGCAATGCTAGTGACTGTAAGTAAAACGGTGACCGCATTTAGCTCGTGCTCCGGCACAtggaacaaaaacatttcGTTATATTCCGGATCTATCATGTGGCGTCTTGGCGTAGTTTTGCTTTTGCTAACAAGTTCACCGTTGTCTTTGATAACTTTGACACCAACATACGTCTCGCGAGCCTTGGAATCTGTCAACATGCCTAAATTTCTAGTCTTGATCACTTCAAGTAGGAGCTTTCCCGTCATTGGCCGATACTCCAGAGACAGTAATATTTCTGGTCGATCCTCTTCGGAAATGGCCAGTTCGCCTTCGTACATAATCGCTCCCGAAGCCGCCTCGGGGACATAAGATCCTGGAGGCTGTAAATCGACCGAAGCAGGAATCATTTCCGAATCTAAATCAACTGATCTTAGCCGAAGAGTTCCCTCGCCTAATAAATGCTTCGAGCCCATGGCCCCTTGCTCGTATAAGCGAAATCGCAATGACATATCTTTGATTTTGTCTTTGGGAAAGAGATACATTGCCATGGGTTCATTGAAGTCCCGTGGTCTCGTTCGAAAACTCTGTCGTTTTCCAGGCAAGAGCATCACGCTCACCTCTAACAAGGATATATCTCGTTGGTGATAAGGGGGAAATTCAATTTTCGTGACAGTCACCGATAGCTTGGCTGTGTGCGTTGTGAAATCCAATACAACATGAAGGCGACCAACTCCGCGAATACTAGAATCCATCGTCCAATCGGAAACAGAACTCGAATTTGACATTCTTTTTGAGGGCGTTCCTCCGAACATTCGCGGCGTTTCGCTCCGACTTCTCGCAGGAACGCTTCCAAATTCTCTCCTCGCGGCGCTTCGGCGGACAGTTTCGTCGTCAGAAACGATACTACTTGTTTCTACGTTATGTTTTCGAGCAACGCTTGGCACAGATCGACCATTCGTCAAAGAACTGAGACCGTATGCTGGGGAACCGCCAGCGAGGGTGTATCTCCTTTTAAACTGTGTTCCTGCGTTAGGGACTTGTAAAGCAAAACTACCAGTAGCTGAATCTTGTTTAGATTTTCCCGGTAAAGGAAGAGaactgtttctttgcaaaaaagcaGCTGTGTTTTCGTCATCCTCGTCGTCTATGAAATCAGCATCTCGTTCGTCGTATTCCGCTGCTTCGTCTTCGACGACCCTCGTATTATTACTGGAGGACCTTAAACACAGACAACAACGAAACACTCGCAACCGAGAAGATATAAAAAATTTAAGGGAAACTGCACTCATATCCATGCTTGCCTCAATTAAGCAGTATTAGCAAAACAGGCCGTAAGATTTTAACTTGACTCAAATACACATGTTAGACTATCTTTGTCGAAGGGAAAGTCTTAATGCCTCTCTCGTATTTATTCCCAAGTATCATTACGATTCGCTATTGGCTTAGGAGCCATTTACGATTCTGTCATACAccttcaaaattaaaacatttgcCAAGTCAATTATCCATGTTTTTCTTCCTCAGTCATCTTCCATGTTACGATGTTTCTATAAAGTCGACTATCAGTTTCAGGGAACATGAAATTTGATGTTTCAGCTTTCCCCACAATCGAGACATTTCATAAGCGCATTAACCTCCTTCCATTGTTGAGCTCTATCATGGTGCCTTTATATTTACCGAAAGCCAAAATATTCAAAGCAACGAATTTGACTTTACAATTTATGCATATCTAACCAGCTGGATGTCTGCTGTGATGCCGATGATTCGAATTCACACAAGATCAACCAAAACACGATAGCATGCCGCGCGCTCAAACTTTACTCAGATTCGATCACTCCCTTCTGTTCCTGTGCTGATCCAGTGATCAGTTTGCGAGTTTTGTCGTAGATCAGTTTGTTTTCGCTCAATTGAGTTCGCAAACTTCTCAGTTTGCAGTGGAATTTCAAACCCCACCCCAAACAACTTTTTCCACAGACGTAAAGAACGCCTGAATAATAAAATAGGCGCgtaataataaagaaataacttTTTGTCCCGTACTTCGCATCTCCTACCTATTTTCCTCCGTTGGCTTGTCTGTGTTTAGAGAATCACTTTCTGGGTTTATGATACTTCGAAAGAAACCACCAATTTTAGCCGTAAAATCCATGAATGAAGCAATGGGAGTTTCAACTACCGCTCGCCTTCGAGATATTAGAGGCCCATCTGGTTTTGTACGAATTGAAAATGACGAGTTTTCCCTCAAACTGCTGAAAATATAAGAAAGGACATCTTTTAACGCGCGGGCTTTTCACATTTTGGAATATAAACAAGATTCGATTGGtctatttaaaacttgaaaatattaacaaaattacaatttgCAGAAGGTAAAAACTCTGAGTTATGGCAAAGTATagaaatcaaataaatttgCCCGAAACGTGACGAAAAATCTATCGTCGCTGAAATGCCAGCATCTGAGGATACTCACCGTTTCAATCAGGAATAATTAAATTCTTCCAGCTTTTCCGAGTTTTTCGCCATTCCCCCGCTTTTGTTATGACTTTTTGCTAAAATAAGACGCCGAAAAAACTGCAAGCTTCGTAGAAGTGTTGCAATGCCCACTGCGACGAAATATTCGTGGCTTTTGCTCAAGCGACCAGTGCTGATCTGTAATTGAATTATTTAAATGCAAGATCTAGATGCAGTCAGGAATGATACTGCTACCCAGGCcaaaaaaatgaccaaatcATGCACTGAATGATGATTCTGAATATGCTCAAAAACACAGTTTGGTAAATTCTCACTTCACTCTGTGTGAAACCATGAAATCAAAGGTCCTATCGCTGGCAACAAATTACGGCAGACCAAAATACTGGCCAACAAGCTTCGAGAAATCAATTAATTATACACTGTTATTACAGGCACCTGCTTTCAAATTTGTATATTTACATAAAATGTTTTAGCCATGAACTCCTTACGTCAAATTTCGCTGACACACGAAAATAATTCGTCGCTTTAGTCTCTTTCCAAAAACTATAAATCTAATACTGTGACTTATCAAAGCATAAATCACTACTTAGGCGAAATttccaggttttttttttgtcgacgtttttttttttc
This sequence is a window from Acropora palmata chromosome 6, jaAcrPala1.3, whole genome shotgun sequence. Protein-coding genes within it:
- the LOC141883897 gene encoding synaptotagmin-14-like, with translation MDFTAKIGGFFRSIINPESDSLNTDKPTEENRSSSNNTRVVEDEAAEYDERDADFIDDEDDENTAAFLQRNSSLPLPGKSKQDSATGSFALQVPNAGTQFKRRYTLAGGSPAYGLSSLTNGRSVPSVARKHNVETSSIVSDDETVRRSAARREFGSVPARSRSETPRMFGGTPSKRMSNSSSVSDWTMDSSIRGVGRLHVVLDFTTHTAKLSVTVTKIEFPPYHQRDISLLEVSVMLLPGKRQSFRTRPRDFNEPMAMYLFPKDKIKDMSLRFRLYEQGAMGSKHLLGEGTLRLRSVDLDSEMIPASVDLQPPGSYVPEAASGAIMYEGELAISEEDRPEILLSLEYRPMTGKLLLEVIKTRNLGMLTDSKARETYVGVKVIKDNGELVSKSKTTPRRHMIDPEYNEMFLFHVPEHELNAVTVLLTVTSIASKTLAFRKQRVGRVSLGQNYSSEEELRHWYEMTRRKEKSTVAWHKINQM